From the Gossypium hirsutum isolate 1008001.06 chromosome A02, Gossypium_hirsutum_v2.1, whole genome shotgun sequence genome, the window TTAGTTTTATGGAAAAGCTGAAGAACAACTCATTATTGTTAATAATGGCCATTCCATTCCATGCGTGACAACATGGATGCCaatacccatatatatatataaaggcttTTGCCATTTGACATAGCTGGATTAGATAGCTTTATTACCCTGGATTGTTGCCAATGATTTTGATGAACTTGTTGGTGGTTCCTTTGTTAGTTATAATGTCACTTAAAACACTTGCTTTTAACATTTTctcatgtataattttatattcatttaaaaaacCCAATTAAATATGACGATTGAATGTTAATTTAATTGGTTTagatattattgtcaatgcatAAAGACGTGGTTTAAGTACATTGAATTACATTATTCTTCTATCTATAAATTGATGatttaaatttcttatttatgttctaaaactttaaaaatatagtCTTTGCTAGCAATAAGATAAGGATAAATCCAAGATTAAtgtcactttttaaaaaaataaaaaataaattatgagttCAAACTTCATAAtcactcatttattttattaaggcttataaatgtatatatttgtttaagtcaaaatgaaaaaatatatctTTTGTTAACTCAATAATATAATAAACAGAAGGATGACCTAAGTTTTAATATCCAACTTGCAAATTTTAAGAGAAAATGGGTTGAGATATCAATTTTAGTGAGTGCCGTTTATCTATCATTATTTAAGTAGTAATGCCAATCCatcttaaattattattgattaaattccagttttaatccttttttattatgtttacagattgaatttagtccttatattttaatttgacataattgtTTATCGgctattttgattaaaatatcgaCGTGGATTCCCCCCTTAAACGTACccttttaaacataaaaaatccatcttggtataatgatttaaaatgagtatttttaagggaaaaaaaaaccATGTTAGCATGTTAACCAGTAGGGGTGAAGTCTGAAAAATTTATTAGGAGGGCcagatgaaaatttaattttttatagtttatatctttataatttgtaaatgattaaatcaaatttttataattttaagcaggctaaagtgtaattttatctttactaatttaaaaattttaaaaaaatttaagggtctaaaaattaattttacattttaagagGGCCAGGGCCAATGCCAGCCCGCTGCCCCTGTTAACCAGAATAGTTAATGATGTTAGTTATTTaaactaactaataatattataaaaataaaatgactaaattatgtcaaattaaaatatacatactaaatattaaatttaattataatagagggactaaaactaaaatttaaggaattattattacattttgaaCTATGTGAGgagataatttaaaaaaagatagGAAACACCATTTAAGAAGAGGTCTATTAATTGACTAATTAGTTGCTTGTAACAAGGACTCacataaaataataagcaaagaCATATGAACACACGCACACATATACTCTTTTTTCTTCTCTAATTGCTTCAAGTTCTGCAAAAACAACAATGGCTGAGTATATCTGTGTATTTAACAAGGTACCCTTGATTTTcacttcattttaaaattttttttttccatgttGGTTTAGTAATCTGGTTTCTGTTTTTGTGAAAAAaggtgggtttttttttttgtaatgctTAAAAAAGactcaatcttttttttttgttaaatggcACTGGGATGTGTTGGTTGCTGTTAAaagctcaaattttttttttgaagaaaatgttaatatttcaatatattgaTGGATTTGAACTTTAAAAGGTTAATGCTTTATTTTCCTCTTTGTATGTTTGGATCTGGGTTTTCTTTTCACTTGTTTTTTATGCTCTTATTTAACTGTTAATTACTAAATTAGCTACTGTTTTAACTTTACTCTTTTGGTTTTTGTGATAATTTGGGTTATTTTTGCTCTCTTTTTCAATGCAGGATACGCTACTTATAAAGCCATCTAAGAAATCTCCATTGTTCTTAAGGACAATAGTTTTATTATTTGCCATGGTATGTGGTATATATATCTGTACAGTCTGTATTAAGCAGATAAGTACTACTGTAACCAAGATGAATATTCAAGTTATTCAGAGTCCATCTCCAGATGCTAACATCATTACACAATTGGAACCCCGAATTCCCACCTTGCATTATCCTAAACCCGAAACCTTTAGCAGGTGAGCTAAAAAAACCCCTTTTGTTTTGAATCTATTTTCTGTGTTTTGGTTTTGGGGTTTGGCCAAATTTgttcaagttttacacttttggTGTTGGTTGTTTGGTAGGGGTGAATGCTCGAAGAATCCGGTACGGTTCTTTGTCATATTGTCAATGCAAAGGTCGGGGAGTGGATGGTTCGAGACTTTGTTAAATAGTCATGTCAATGTAAGTTCAAATGGGGAGATATTCTCTTTACTGGAGAGGagaaaaaatatttctaatattGTACAAACTTTGGAGAAAGTTTACAATTTAGATTGGTTCACTAGTGCTTCCAAGAATGAGTGCTCTGCTGCTGTTGGCTTCAAGTGGATGTTGAATCAGGTAAAACAATGTAGTTTAATTTTCGATTATGATAGTGAAATTTTGTGGTTAGGATCGTATTTGGAACCGTAGTGACTGTTATTAGTTTAACTCTAGTGTTCATTCTTGGCTCAAATGTCATATTAGCTGTTGTAAACTGCCTTAGAACCTTGAAATTTGATTCATGTAGATGGTAccttcatatttttcttatttttaatggATATGTTACTCGGACTCAGGTCTGAATGTGAGATACGGTCATTTTGAGCAAAATGAAGAGTCAGAGCATCAATCATTGTTTGTCTTGGCCAAGTTATTTTATGATCATGCGAGAAAGTTATAGCTCGTTATCAAGTTGCCATAATTGTATTAGAAAGGATCAAATCTAATAATCTATGTTGTATCAGCATGATGTTTGCGCACTTGGCAGTTTTCTAGGATACTTTTGTGATGCTGTTTGGTCAGTCTTGTACATTTTCTCCGATCAATTAAAAAGTTCGATGAATTCCCTTCCTAGAAGTTGTTAGGGGATTTCAAGTAAAATCTTTAGGTTAAGGTGCCCTTTTCGGATTTGCTTGCTTTGTATCAATTGAGAAAACTGATTTTCGTGTCTTCATATTCGATATGGTGATTAGCTGTAGTGCGACCAAGCAAGAGATGGCACAAATTATTTGCATTTCAGTATCTGGTTGATGGTCAATAGCTAACTGCTTGATGTATTTTCTTATGCAGGGATTGGTTGAGCACCATAAAGAAATTGTAGAATACTTCAACCATCGaggtgtttctgtgatttttctCTTCCGAAGAAATTTGCTTCGAAGGATGGTTTCTGTGCTTGCAAATTCATACGATCGCTATGCTAAGCTATTAAATGGAACCCACAAGTCTCATGTTCATTCACAGCAAGAGGTCTCTGTCTGAACCCCACTGTTTCTCATTCTCCATGCTCTCGATCAGACTTGTTCATTCACAATTTCGCCTTTCCTTTGTCGAAAATCTTTAACTTATTGCTAGGCTCTTAATGTAGGCCACTGCTCTTTCGAGTTACAAGCCAATAATCAATTCTGCATCATTAATAAGTGATCTGAAAGAAATAGGATCGGCTGCTGTCAAGGCTTTAGAATACTTCAACAGCACCCGTCACTTGGTTTTGTACTACGAGGATCTTATCATGAACCGTATGGTAAGGGTATTGGTAACCTTTCCCCGAATCTTTATCATATTTCATTCATTAACTGAGTATCTATCTAAATGGTATCTCTATGAAAAGCATTCTTTAACTCGTGTATTGGCTCTCATGCTTGTCGCAGAAACTAAAAGATGTTCAAGAGTTTCTAGGGATTCCACAGATGGAATTAACAAGTCGGCAGGTTAAGATACACAAAGGGCCATTATCGGATTTTGTGAAGAACTGGGATGATGTGAACAAGACACTAACCGGAACGGAGTACGAAAGTTTCCTCCGTGCTGACTACTAAGAACGAAAGGTGTGGATGCTGTCTTCAGCTAATTTTTATAGCAGAAGCTGACCGGATGGGCATTCAGCGTGTTTCCTATGGCTGCCTTGAATGAAGGCATGACGTTTCGAGTTTGAACATTCCGGTAAGAATGAGGTGATCAATACCACCGCATTGAGCACTGTACCATTTATTTGGTTGGTTTGAATTTTGTTTGATCATATATACAGCTTGTATATGTCAgctaattaagaaaataataggTGAATCAATTGTTCATATGCATAAATAgctattttaaatttaagtttaagtTTGTCCCTCGGTGGGTGGTTGCACACACCAAGTCCATTAAGATTTTAGAGACCTATGAAAATGGGTTGAGGTTGGTTTTCGATTTTTCTTACTCAACTTTAATATGGCACGTTATGTATtatgtttgattattttattattatttttttaattactttaattttaactgtacaaatgaatgaaatttttaacagaaaagattgatttcttctttgatttaatgtataatgattaatttattcatttattaagaAAAAAGAACAATACAATCTCTATAGagatttttatgatattttaaccTTGTTTCAATGTAGTTTCTTACAAAAAGATTTAAGgtcaatttacaaaaaaattgatAAGTGCTAGGAAAAGTTTTAGACTGCACTTTTTGAATGCAAGGATAAACACACCcttaataatatttttcctaaTCATCGTCATATTCTTGCAGTGAATCATACATCGTCTCCATAGCAGTGAGTTCTGACCATATTTGGGCGTCATTAATCTCCTCCAAAGCACCTTGGGTTCGGACTTCGGTGGCATATTTCCATATCCATTCGGCCGACATGGCTTTGTTGCGGGCCACAAGATCAGCCGCCCCAAGGCcaccatgttttttttttttttttttttttttttttttcttttctgttagTGCAATCCTTTTCCCATCGTACTAGTGTCTCATCTGGATAGTGTAGTCTTAgctatgttttataatatttacatataaaataaaaaatacttaatgATAGATTTGGTCacgaatatttacatattttgtcaaaatagtcctaattatatttttgagtttttttcaattttttttaatagatttgatgaaagtgccgttaaaaaaattaatgggaCGATGTCgaattttatatgtgaaatatttttcatgagatgtaatttattacttagataacccaataaaataattacatgtgaaaaataataaaataaataattcaagaagttaaaaaataactcttaatttaaaaaaaaaacctaattatctaAAAAATGATTTCAAAATGAATGTACACCTTCAATATTTTcgatttgatttattaattatctttttgaaacCTCTCAGTAAACAAACCTATGCGttcattttaaaacttttttttagataattacatttattttctttaaattaagagtaattttttaatttcatgtatgatttttttaattttttatttttcacatataattatcttattgggttactgaagtaataaattacatctcattaaaaatattctacATCATCctcgttaatttttttaatgttaatttcatcaaatttattagaaaaagtaatttgaaaaaaaatacaaaggttgatggccaaaaaaagctaaaaatacaATTAGagccattttgacaaaacatgtaaacgttagtggccaaatttatcattaagttaataaaaaatagttagtacaaatttaaacttaaaattgaaaaaaaaaagtaataactTCTGTAAAAGAAAAATACGATCTCTTTAAAAATAAGtgaacatttttctttctctttacaAAAAATGAGTGATAATAGTGATTAAATATtactaattaaattagttaaacaTAAAACCGAACATAGCATAGTTGTTTTATATGTAGACAACAAAGGTAAAATTGAATTTACCAAACAAACTACTgccccaaattaaaaaaaaaaaccttttattCTCGGGAGTCATgcgaaaaaaatattataaaagaattataaatttttgggaaaattaaaaattagaccctcaaattaaattaaattaaagcttttGTTCGAAATTTTGTTATTGGTATAAactaaaaaatttggaatttttttttggtgTATCGCATAATCCCTctcaaatattaaaattcatcattgtataagttttttttttctaaaccaaTTGCAAATAATTTcgaatttttattagttaatgcacaaacaacataaacttgctctctttttatttttttaattttgtcttatactatatataaataaaaaataataatgaattatgCCACCCATTTAGTTGGAACTTGGAAGTTAATAGAATTGGTGGAGCAGAGAAGTTGTAAGCTCGCACAACAGCCCTCTAATTTGTATACTAATTTATGTATGCACATGAGCATGCTCATGTGCCTTTCAGGTATGTTTTGGTAATAATTGTTTATTCATAATCCACTAGGGAATAGGGGTCGCAAATCAACGCCATTAGCTTCTAAATAGGTTGTGGCCTCAAATTCACCTTTCACCACCATATCATGAAAGGTCAAGGATGGAGCTTCCAGTTTCAATCCTTTTCTTTTAAAGATAATTGTTGATGAAGACTTTTTCCAGGCCTGCTAATTGGATTctttacatataataaaattttcttctcaaaGTGGATGGGTTAAGGTAATCGACCCAAACAAATGCAATTTGTGTACTCCTCTCTTTAGTTTATATCTCGACTTTGAATATTTAtccaaaaaaatatgaaattttatattttggtcaaGTTTTTGCATTTTAAAACTAAACTTGCAGAACAGCAGAAGAAAGATTCATATCAATATCCACCCATACTATACTTACTTTAATTCCTGTTTTAGTGGAAGCAAAACACCATTTAATGTGGTTTCCTAGTCGCTAGGAACCTTTGCATTAGAACAGGCAGACAAAGAGACAATAATATTCTTTGGGTTAATGTCTTTGGTAATCAggtttttaacttaattttggaagaagctaatcaaatatataatcatgaaccccaatcattaagtttaataatACTACAATTAACTGAATTCGAGAAATTAATTTCAGTTAAATATCCAAGATAGGTCTTGttgattttatgcatggtttccCTTAGACAACCTTCAAAATTCCGATGGAAATGATATTTGAGTGTTAAGGGAGTCTCTAGACCTTTATTATTTGAGTTGTTTgagaacttttttttatatttaagatatTGACAATTTATTAAATGGTGTTTATGGGTTGAATGAGATGTAGCCCTTCAATGAATATCATATCACTTTGAAAAATATAGTTTGGAGATTAGATCGAATGGAATCACCTTATTTGATCGCTTAGATTGTAGATATTAGATTGAGTTGGAACACTGAGTGCTTAGCTGTCAAGAGTGCATGTTTATCTAgcactttattattatattgtattcaaCTTATTCTATTATTGTTTAATAGGGATTGATATATAATTGAGAGACTTGCATATGTTATTGTACTTAGAGAACTAAACACTTATTTTGTCTTTATGATGAACTTCATTGTATGAGTGTATagtattaatttttcttttttgttttatagttttacTTTTGAATTCACAGGACTAATTTAGTGGTGAAAATTGTCATGAGTTTGTGATAGATTAGAATAAATTGTTATAAGTGTTTAAAATAGTAGATATTTTTTTACCGAACTAGATTCCATAGGAAACCGAATTGCATAaataacttttatgtttttttgtttattGACTATTTTTCTCACAGCTAGGCTCCCACCCATTTAGCCGAAAGTTTGCAATTACAATAAACAATGGGGTTAAACAAAAGAAACCATAGGACAGATGTACTAAAAGTGTTCAATTGCATGACAACCTTAAgtataaaatacatattattttatataagcaTTTTCAAGTGGAGAGGTCATGTGAATCCCTTTCC encodes:
- the LOC107931626 gene encoding uncharacterized protein isoform X2, producing the protein MAEYICVFNKDTLLIKPSKKSPLFLRTIVLLFAMVCGIYICTVCIKQISTTVTKMNIQVIQSPSPDANIITQLEPRIPTLHYPKPETFSRGECSKNPVRFFVILSMQRSGSGWFETLLNSHVNVSSNGEIFSLLERRKNISNIVQTLEKVYNLDWFTSASKNECSAAVGFKWMLNQGLVEHHKEIVEYFNHRGVSVIFLFRRNLLRRMVSVLANSYDRYAKLLNGTHKSHVHSQQEATALSSYKPIINSASLISDLKEIGSAAVKALEYFNSTRHLVLYYEDLIMNRMMFKSF
- the LOC107931626 gene encoding nodulation protein H isoform X1, with product MAEYICVFNKDTLLIKPSKKSPLFLRTIVLLFAMVCGIYICTVCIKQISTTVTKMNIQVIQSPSPDANIITQLEPRIPTLHYPKPETFSRGECSKNPVRFFVILSMQRSGSGWFETLLNSHVNVSSNGEIFSLLERRKNISNIVQTLEKVYNLDWFTSASKNECSAAVGFKWMLNQGLVEHHKEIVEYFNHRGVSVIFLFRRNLLRRMVSVLANSYDRYAKLLNGTHKSHVHSQQEATALSSYKPIINSASLISDLKEIGSAAVKALEYFNSTRHLVLYYEDLIMNRMKLKDVQEFLGIPQMELTSRQVKIHKGPLSDFVKNWDDVNKTLTGTEYESFLRADY